In Procambarus clarkii isolate CNS0578487 chromosome 25, FALCON_Pclarkii_2.0, whole genome shotgun sequence, the following proteins share a genomic window:
- the LOC123756531 gene encoding uncharacterized protein, whose amino-acid sequence MTLFKAPRLNRVERHCALSAPFEPGEICQLENVSGLEKVPVLEKVPELDKVPELEKVPELEKVPVLEKVPVLEKVPVLEKVPVLEKVPVLEKVPVLEKVPGLEKVPGLEKVPVLEKVPVLEKVPELDKVPELEKVPELEKVPVLEKVPVLEKVPVLEKVPVLEKVPVLEKVPVLEKVPVLEKVSVLEKVSVLEKVPELEKVPLLEKVPVLEKVPVLDKVPLLEKVPELEKVPVLEKVPVLEKVHVLGKDPVLGKDPVLEKVPVLEKVPVLEKVSVLEKVPVLEKVPVLEKVSVLEKVSVLEKVSVLKKVPVLEKVPVLEKLPVLEKVPVLEKVPVQEKVPELQKVPVLEKVLVLEKIPELEKVPVLGKVSMLEKVPVLGKVPMPEKIPEIEKVLVLEKVPVLGKVPMLEKVPELEKVPVLEKVPVLEKVPVLEKVPVLEKVPELEKVPMLEKIPELEKVPELEKVPELEKVPVLEKVPVLEKVPELEKVLVLEKVLVLQKVLVLEKVPVLEKVPELEKVLVQEKVPVLEKVPVLEKVLVQEKVPVLEKVPVLEKVPVLEKVPVLEKVPVL is encoded by the coding sequence ATGACGCTGTTTAAGGCGCCACGACTCAATAGGGTGGAACGCCATTGTGCGTTATCTGCTCCATTTGAGCCGGGCGAAATTTGTCAGCTAGAGAATGTGTCTGGGCTTGAGAAAGTTCCTGTGTTAGAGAAAGTTCCTGAGCTAGACAAAGttcctgagctagagaaagttcctgagctagagaaagttccTGTGCTAGAGAAAGTTCCTGTGCTAGAGAAAGTTCCTGTGCTAGAGAAAGTTCCTGTGCTTGAGAAAGTTCCTGTGCTTGAGAAAGTTCCTGTGCTTGAGAAAGTTCCTGGGCTTGAGAAAGTTCCTGGGCTTGAGAAAGTTCCTGTGCTAGAGAAAGTTCCTGTGTTAGAGAAAGTTCCTGAGCTAGACAAAGttcctgagctagagaaagttcctgagctagagaaagttccTGTGCTAGAGAAAGTTCCTGTGCTAGAGAAAGTTCCTGTGCTAGAGAAAGTTCCTGTGCTTGAGAAAGTTCCTGTGCTTGAGAAAGTTCCTGTGCTAGAGAAAGTTCCTGTGCTAGAGAAAGTTTCTGTGCTAGAGAAAGTTTCTGTGCTAGAGAAAGTTCCTGAGCTAGAGAAGGTTCCTCTCCTAGAGAAAGTTCCTGTGCTAGAGAAAGTTCCTGTGCTAGATAAAGTTCCTCTGCTAGAGAAAGttcctgagctagagaaagttccTGTGCTAGAGAAAGTTCCTGTGCTAGAGAAAGTTCATGTGCTAGGGAAAGATCCTGTGCTAGGGAAAGATCCTGTGCTAGAGAAAGTTCCTGTGCTAGAGAAAGTTCCTGTGCTAGAGAAAGTTTCTGTGCTAGAGAAAGTTCCTGTGCTAGAGAAAGTTCCTGTGCTAGAGAAAGTTTCTGTGCTAGAGAAAGTTTCTGTGCTAGAGAAAGTTTCTGTGCTAAAGAAAGTTCCTGTGCTAGAGAAAGTTCCTGTGCTAGAGAAACTTCCTGTGCTAGAGAAAGTTCCTGTGCTAGAGAAAGTTCCTGTACAAGAGAAAGTTCCTGAGTTACAGAAAGTTCCTGTGCTAGAGAAGGTTCTTGTGCTAGAGAAAAttcctgagctagagaaagttccTGTGCTAGGGAAAGTTTCTATGCTAGAGAAAGTTCCTGTGCTAGGGAAAGTTCCTATGCCAGAGAAAATTCCTGAGATAGAGAAGGTTCTTGTGCTAGAGAAAGTTCCTGTGCTAGGGAAAGTTCCTATGCTAGAGAAAGttcctgagctagagaaagttccTGTGCTAGAGAAAGTTCCTGTGCTAGAGAAAGTTCCTGTGCTAGAGAAAGTTCCTGTGCTAGAGAAAGttcctgagctagagaaagttccTATGCTAGAGAAAAttcctgagctagagaaagttcctgagctagagaaagttcctgagctagagaaagttccTGTGCTAGAGAAAGTTCCTGTGCTAGAGAAAGTTCCTGAGCTAGAGAAGGTTCTTGTGCTAGAGAAGGTTCTTGTGCTACAGAAGGTTCTTGTGCTAGAGAAAGTTCCTGTGCTAGAGAAAGTTCCTGAGCTAGAGAAGGTTCTTGTGCAAGAGAAAGTTCCTGTGCTAGAGAAAGTTCCTGTGCTAGAGAAGGTTCTTGTGCAAGAGAAAGTTCCTGTGCTAGAGAAAGTTCCTGTGCTAGAGAAAGTTCCTGTGCTAGAGAAAGTTCCTGTGCTAGAGAAAGTTCCAGTGCTATAG